Proteins co-encoded in one Setaria viridis chromosome 9, Setaria_viridis_v4.0, whole genome shotgun sequence genomic window:
- the LOC117839720 gene encoding uncharacterized protein has translation MAVNWELRGCCDRDQRIFIAAVGVSTVVILLLWRTFLLTPFKLITVFLHETSHALACKLTCGDVEGMQVHANEGGVTQTRGGIYWIILPAGYLGSSFWGMIFILASTNLLTTRIAAGCFILALVIVLFVADNWFLRWLCIGFVVFIAVVWVIQEFTSFHILKYVILFIGVMNSLFSVYDIYDDLISRRVHSSDAEKFAEICPCPCNGFAWGVIWGFISFIFLCASIYLGLVILS, from the exons atgGCGGTGAACTGGGAGCTGCGGGGCTGCTGCGACCGCGACCAGAGGATCTtcatcgccgccgtcggcgtctccaccgtcgtcatcctcctc CTGTGGAGGACGTTCCTGCTCACGCCGTTCAAGCTCATCACCGTCTTCCTCCACGAGACCAGCCACGCGCTCGCCTGCAAGCTCACCTGCGGCGAT GTCGAAGGTATGCAGGTCCATGCAAATGAGGGTGGCGTTACTCAAACTCGGGGTGGCATATATTGGATAATCTTGCCCGCTGGAT ATCTGGGTTCATCATTTTGGGGAATGATCTTCATACTTGCATCCACAAATCTCCTCACTACGAGAATTGCAGCGGGTTGTTTCATACTTGCTTTGGTTATTGTTCTTTTTGTTGCAGATAAT TGGTTTCTTCGCTGGCTCTGCATTG GATTCGTTGTATTCATCGCTGTTGTTTGGGTCATACAAGAATTTACATCTTTCCATATTCTGAAATATGTGATCTTATTCATAG GTGTGATGAACAGCTTATTTTCAGTTTATG ATATTTATGATGACTTGATATCCCGAAGAGTTCATTCAAGTGATGCTGAGAAGTTTGCTGAAATCTGCCCTTGCCCTTGCAATGGTTTTGCATGGGGTGTTATATG GGGCttcatttcatttatttttctctGTGCGTCGATATATCTTGGACTGGTCATATTGTCTTGA